In the Triticum aestivum cultivar Chinese Spring chromosome 2B, IWGSC CS RefSeq v2.1, whole genome shotgun sequence genome, TCGGCACCTCTGCAAAAACCGCACGACGGCCGCACGCGCGCCGTTTCTCCTCTGTCCGCGGCGGAGCGGCAGAGCGCGTCGATTTGGACAATCTAAACGCAGAGGACTGGAAGAGATCGATGGGCATACCAGGGGATTCGCCGCGATTTTGCCCCTCTGCTGCGCCAACAGAACAACGGCCGCGCACGCCGTTCCTCCTCTGCCGCGTCTCCGGTACTGCTCCTTCCGTCGCGGCCTGCAGCGCGCCGTCCCTCCTCGGTCGCGTCTCCGCCGCTGCACCGCCTTCCTTCACGCCGCGCCCGTTGTCCCGCCCTCACTCCAGCGGAAGACGACCGCCGAATCGCCGACACGCCACCCGCTGCTCTCGGGTCTCGACCGGTGGATTTGGGGGATGGGTTGGGGGATTGGAAGGCGAGATCCGCTCCGCTGCGCTCGGGGGCAGTTTCGAATGGGAGGAATGGGGAGTGGAGACGAACAGGAGAGGGGAGGCGAGACGCAACCGCACTGAGGCCCAACGGGTCTCCACCACGACGCCACGACCAGGGGACACCTGGCGCGCGCATCGACGGTTTCCCCTTTCCACTTGAAACGCGCGTGACCGCGAGATGTGGATCGGACGGCGCGCAAGCCCGGCTGCTCTGTAAGACAAATTAGCATCCGACCACTTTTTAGGATTTAGGCATTTTAAGGGTCACGTCCTCGACTTAGGCACAAGTATGCAACACACGCAAGTTCGGATACGAGTTTGAATCCGAATTTGGTCCAGACAATACCTTCCACTTTTTTTTATTATAAATATAATACTACTATATCAGAGCATGTCCTTCACTTTGCAACACAAGAACAATCTTGCGATCATGACGCTGACGCCGATCTCGCTGGTTGGCCCGACGCCGGCCGACCACGAGAGCTCCAGCCAGTTAGAGATTCCTCTCCGTGAGGCCGGCCTGTATGAGACCTCCGATGAGCTGGCGGCCCGCGAGGATGTGCTGCGCGATCTTCAGGCCATCGTCGACCGGTGGGTGAAGCGCGTCACCGCTCAGCGAGGGTTTCCGGACGGCATGGCTGAGCAGGCCACCGCCCTTCTGATTCCCTTCGGTTCGTACCGTCTCGGCGTCCACGGCCGCGGCTCCGACATCGACGCCCTCGTCGTCGGCCCCTCCTACATCGACCGTGACCACGACTTCTTCGCCGTGCTCGGCGGCGTGCTGGCGGAGACGGAGGCGGTGACGGAGCTGCAGCCCGTGCCTCGCGCGCACGTGCCCGTCATCAAGATGCGCTTCCGCGGCGTGCAGGTGGACCTCCTCTACGCCAGCGTGTGCCTCCCGGTGGTGCCCAGGGACCTCGACCTGCGCGACCGCTCCGTTTTCCGCGGCATGGACCTGGCCTCCGCGCGCAGCCTCAACGGCGTGCGCGTCGCCGACGAGCTCCTGCGCCTCGTCCCGGACGCCGGCGCCTTCCGCACGACGCTGCGATGCATCAAGCACTGGGCCAAGGCGCGTGGCGTCTACTCCAACGTGATGGGTTTCCTGGGCGGCGTGGGCTGGGCGATCCTTGTGGCGCGCGTGTGCCAGCTCTACCCCAACGCCTCGCCGAGCATGCTGGTGCCGCGCCTCTTCAAGATCTTCGCGCAGTGGAAGTGGCCCAACCCGGTGCTGCTGCGGGACATCGAGCAcgacgacggcggtgagctcgCGCTCCGGCTGCCCGTCTGGGACCCGCGGCGGAACCCGcgcgacaagagccacatcatgcCCGTCATCACGCCCGCCTACCCGTGCATGAACTCGTGCTACAACGTCTCGCACGCCACCCTGCGGACCGTCACGGAGCAGCTCCAGATCGGCAACAGCGTCTGCCAGGAGATCCTCAAGGCCGGCCCCGGCGGCGCCGGCGGGTGGGACGAGCTGTTCCAGCCGTTCCAGTTCTTCAAGGCGTACAAGAGCTACCTGCAGGTGGACGTGAAGGTCGCCGGAGGGGAGGCTGACCTCCGGGAGTGGAAGGGGTGTGTGGAGTCGCGGCTGAGGCAGCTGGTGAACAGGGTCGAGATGGCCACGGCCGGCATGCTGCTCTGCCA is a window encoding:
- the LOC123042033 gene encoding nuclear poly(A) polymerase 4-like, producing the protein MTLTPISLVGPTPADHESSSQLEIPLREAGLYETSDELAAREDVLRDLQAIVDRWVKRVTAQRGFPDGMAEQATALLIPFGSYRLGVHGRGSDIDALVVGPSYIDRDHDFFAVLGGVLAETEAVTELQPVPRAHVPVIKMRFRGVQVDLLYASVCLPVVPRDLDLRDRSVFRGMDLASARSLNGVRVADELLRLVPDAGAFRTTLRCIKHWAKARGVYSNVMGFLGGVGWAILVARVCQLYPNASPSMLVPRLFKIFAQWKWPNPVLLRDIEHDDGGELALRLPVWDPRRNPRDKSHIMPVITPAYPCMNSCYNVSHATLRTVTEQLQIGNSVCQEILKAGPGGAGGWDELFQPFQFFKAYKSYLQVDVKVAGGEADLREWKGCVESRLRQLVNRVEMATAGMLLCHPNPKAYAAKPHDLHCTSSFFVGLSKPQQQQPQVPFDLRATTEGFKQEVYTYEFWRPGMELEVSHTRRKDLPSYMLDQILPAGHLKRKRAAEKLFSSVVVCFRLRQEGGSGRRNRIGA